A window of Calliopsis andreniformis isolate RMS-2024a chromosome 3, iyCalAndr_principal, whole genome shotgun sequence contains these coding sequences:
- the LOC143177298 gene encoding uncharacterized protein LOC143177298 yields the protein MIVLEAERKRIETRSHTVNKSLPRFDAIFSVQSPKMVSFIRMIDILGLLIVSTLLFDHSFANQEFRGISTSFRYPRDLEAAASEHGSKTQYGLFSQIKYSKNIRIYILFDIVKVFFLSMNQCFIMKYYFLLDSTFYEFSQESIQTGEGKHQEKGGGTEYEEDHHAVDGEKGDKGYKVFHEFDKGEKGHHDKEGHKQRYDEKKGEEQQKHEEAKHYDESHRGEEGEKAAKFDEEGKHQKGYSTKGEHSVFKKDEYEKKHDFYDEYHEDGDHEKHGGYHHEHEGKKGGHEKIGHLDSARREHHHGKKKKHEEGHHNRMQKGRKLDEGHDNHHRYQKKYGKKGGHDSGKKWHASKGHYYLGMNIFQFAKDN from the exons ATGATCGTACTCGAAGCGGAAAGAAAAAGGATTGAAACGAGGAGTCACACCGTCAATAAATCCCTGCCACGATTCGATGCGATCTTCAGTGTTCA ATCCCCTAAAATGGTGTCGTTCATTCGCATGATTGATATCCTCGGATTATTAATCGTTTCAACGTTACTCTTCGACCACTCATTCGCTAATCAGGAATTCAGAGGAATCTCTACGAGCTTCCGATACCCGAGAGACCTTGAAGCAGCTGCTAGTGAACACGGAAGTAA AACACAGTATGGCTTATTTTCAcaaataaaatattctaaaaatataaGGATATATATTCTGTTTGACATTGTAAAGGTCTTTTTCTTGTCTATGAATCAGTGTTTTATTATGAA ATACTACTTTTTACTGGATAGTACTTTTTACGAATTTTCACAAGAATCAATTCAAACAGGTGAAGGCAAACACCAAGAGAAAGGTGGTGGTACAGAGTATGAAGAGGATCATCATGCTGTGGATGGAGAAAAGGGTGACAAG GGCTATAAGGTGTTCCACGAGTTCGATAAAGGCGAGAAAGGTCATCACGACAAGGAAGGTCACAAGCAAAGGTACGACGAGAAGAAGGGGGAAGAGCAGCAGAAACACGAGGAGGCGAAACATTACGACGAGAGCCATCGTGGCGAGGAGGGAGAGAAAGCCGCGAAATTCGACGAGGAAGGGAAACACCAGAAAGGTTACAGCACCAAGGGCGAGCACAGCGTTTTCAAGAAG GACGAGTACGAGAAGAAGCACGACTTTTACGACGAGTATCACGAAGATGGCGATCATGAGAAGCATGGAGGCTACCACCATGAGCATGAGGGTAAAAAGGGCGGCCATGAGAAGATTGGGCATTTGGACTCTGCTCGTCGCGAG CATCATCATGGTAAGAAGAAGAAACACGAAGAAGGCCATCATAATCGCATGCAAAAGGGACGCAAACTCGACGAAGGACACGATAACCACCATCGCTACCAAAAGAAATATGGAAAGAAGGGTGGACACGACTCAGGGAAAAAGTGGCACGCCAGCAAAGGTCACTA ctACTTAGGGATGAATATATTCCAATTTGCAAAGGACAACTAG